The Phycisphaerae bacterium genomic sequence CCAGCTTGACCGTCTGCGATTGCGTTTGGTCGCTCATGATAGCTCCGATGAAAAGGCGGGTGCGTCGGTTCAGAAGGAAACCCACTGGCGTGTCTGGACCAGCAGGACGCTTTCCTGATCGAACGTTCGGCGATAGGTGTCGCGGATGTTCTGGATGGCGCGGCGATGCTCGGCTGAGTCGTCGCGAAGGATGATAATGACCTTCGAAGGCTCCTGGATGATCCGGCCGGCGGCATTTCGCCATTGGCCGGCGGCGTCGAGGATGGTCAAGCCGTCGGGGAATCGCGGCGTGACGTGCGCATCGACGAACCGTTGCCACTGGTCGGCTGCGATCGGCGAACCGTCGGGCCGCAAGAGTCCGAAATACAATTCGGTGCGGACCATTCGATGGGCGTCGGAGCGCCACTTCGTTTCGGCGCAGGCGGGCAGCATCGCCAGCATGCACGCGGCAAGCAGGATCCTGATGTTCCGTTGGACATAGGCTTGTGTTGAACGGTCCGCGGTCATGTCAGCTTTCCCGGTTGTTGGCGAGAACGGCCTGGCCGGTCAGGTCGGCTATGTTTTGATCGGCGTGGCCGTAGAGGATGTTGCCTTGAATAAGGACGTGCTCGGAATCTTTGACGACGATGCCGTGGCGCGGCGTGGGGTTTTCCACGAAGGCGTGGTCGTGGCCGCTGCAGATGCAGGAGGAGACGACCACGTGCTCGGCCCCGTCGATTTCGATTCCGGCCCGGCGGTTGTTGTAGGCGTGGATGCCGGTGACGATGACGTTCCGCGGCGGTCGTCCGCGGCCGTCGGCGGCGATGCGGATGCCGCAGTCCCAGCCGCCGATATCCGCGCCGCCGGTGACGGTGACGCAATCGGTGTTGGGACCGATCAGGATGCCGGCTTTGCCCTTGCGGACGGCGGTGACGCCGATAATCTTGACGCCGCCGAGGCGGGCCCCGCCGTCGTCGGGCGAGGCCAGAACGATGCCGTACTCGTCGTGATCGGAAAACTCGCCGCCGACGATCTTGGCGTAGTGGCAGCGTTCGATCATCAGGCCGACGCCGCAGACCTGTGGATCGCAGAACTGGAGCTGCGGCGCGTCGACCACGCCCGCCCGCTCGCTGTCGCCGCCGCGCAGGTGGATGCCGATCTGGCAGTGGTTGACGCCGACGTTGTGGAGCGAGAGCAGGTCGGCGTCGCCGCGGACGAGGATGCCGGCCTTGCCGTTAGCGCGTCCGGAGCCGATC encodes the following:
- a CDS encoding DUF3574 domain-containing protein, translating into MTADRSTQAYVQRNIRILLAACMLAMLPACAETKWRSDAHRMVRTELYFGLLRPDGSPIAADQWQRFVDAHVTPRFPDGLTILDAAGQWRNAAGRIIQEPSKVIIILRDDSAEHRRAIQNIRDTYRRTFDQESVLLVQTRQWVSF